The Pungitius pungitius chromosome 8, fPunPun2.1, whole genome shotgun sequence genome has a window encoding:
- the LOC119229446 gene encoding achaete-scute homolog 5-like: MSSTFSPPSYLSFGASPPAGHREDRSVPFLLYPSGMDPLRGPGLLPYLAPFHHHHHHHGHFSVYECPFEPAFIQKRNERERQRVRCVNQGYAKLRDHLPGQSADKRLSKVETLRAAIRYIKYLQGLVEVEESLTEN; encoded by the coding sequence ATGAGctccaccttctctcctccGTCTTACCTGAGCTTCGGCGCGTCTCCCCCCGCTGGCCACCGGGAGGACCGCTccgtccccttcctcctctaccCCTCGGGCATGGACCCCCTGAGGGGCCCCGGGCTCCTGCCCTACCTGGCGCccttccaccaccaccaccaccaccacggtcACTTCAGCGTGTACGAGTGCCCCTTCGAGCCGGCCTTCATCCAAAAGCGCAACGAGCGCGAGCGGCAGAGGGTCAGGTGCGTGAACCAGGGCTACGCCAAACTCAGGGACCACCTGCCGGGTCAGAGCGCCGACAAGCGCCTCAGCAAGGTGGAGACGCTGAGGGCCGCCATCAGGTACATCAAATACCTGCAGGgcctggtggaggtggaggagagtctGACGGAGAACTGA
- the LOC119229445 gene encoding transcription factor HES-5 codes for MAPSSRDSPVSGPPARDRHKLRKPAVEKMRRDRINSCIQQLKVLLEEEFHQRDPDNKLEKADVLEMTVGFLQRHLRPRVALAAAHGDGFSRCWEEATSFLSAGSPAGVTSPPRNGYAHDAPLLSTHGYVQAPAKPPSPGTDGPVWRPW; via the exons ATGGCTCCGAGCAGCAGAGACTCTCCCGTCTCAGGGCCGCCCGCCAGAGACAGACACAAA CTGAGGAAGCCGGCGGTGGAGAAGATGCGTAGAGATCGCATCAACAGCTGCATCCAGCAGCTCAAGgtcctcctggaggaggagttcCACCAGCGGGACCCCGACAACAAGCTGGAGAAGGCCGACGTCCTGGAGATGACGGTGGGCTTCCTGCAGCGGCACCTGAGGCCGAGGGTCGCGCTCGCGGCGGCCCACGGCGACGGCTTCTCCCGCTGCTGGGAGGAGGCGACGAGCTTCCTCTCCGCCGGCTCACCGGCGGGAGTGACGTCACCGCCGCGCAACGGGTACGCGCACGACGCGCCGCTCCTCTCAACGCACGGTTACGTTCAGGCTCCCGCCAAGCCGCCGTCGCCCGGAACCGACGGGCCGGTGTGGAGGCCCTGGTAG